The window GTataaaagctgacacgatgttgtaagcttgcaactgctTCTGGCCGtggcacagtgcgtaatttcaggaatctagccggccaaaaatcgtatctcggaaactaatggaccgatttacataaaacttagtatgtaactgctattattggagataattaagtgtgtggtcaatcaagtacaaagaacaaattacgacgccaggaatagaattagtaatctttgtaattttaataatttttcgttatagctttaagaaattaaatagatgttaatagtgggacatgctgtttagaatgtttaaaaacagatacaggaatacatgtacttgccaaacaatttattcattagatacagttacatcagaatcgctatcgtcactttcattatctctttcggcagaaccagatacaggaggctcagacagtaagttgagcacttctcgtgaaagcgaaatcaacttcctcctccttgatctccctaagctggtaatataagggtccgatgatataagcagcctatggaaaaggtcagtatttgtgtctttctggaagtattcctattatctttattcctggtctcctgggcttcctcggaaaggtgtccaataggtataatacagtgccatgacccaagagttcgtgcaaagttacaggcatgtagtacgatttgtatttttgtaagtataattgtatagtttcctttgcgtacatgccaatgttactttatcaatggcatacccacacgaaagagtttctacgatggcacgtagatggtttattaaatttatatctactccagtaatatccgcagaagtggaagcttctctgaagaatcttctagcggtttctgtcattggtattgccaacaccttgcttcggatatcaaccaatagacgcgtttcctccctgaacttctgtagtgaagtcatctacaatatttatttattgcgtgtgtattttaggctttaaatcagtgcgtaaatgtattgtgttgaatgagagttatgcgataagcctacgtgtgtgttttatttctttaacattaatactgtgatcttttgtagtcatctgcagtatttatttactgcgtctgttttctagcttttattgtccggataaatttattaaatacaattaaataCATCACCTGCCCCTGaagtccataaaaattatttgcctattttctctcgcactttgccttatatttcaggGCTGAGGtctcttatgtgccgtagtttacctctgattctgtacgaaccgaaagtggcccctgtaaaccccacgtccccttcagttcataaaagtaatttttggcttagtttcttcagccttttgtcttgaacttacatactgaattttacaaatgcatgtgccgccgttttctcgtgatggcgttgagcggagcgttcgatatggcaaccctgttgtcataagagcaatactgttttcttaacatggaatgagctatagtaagcTAATGGCAGGCTcgtcctgacattgttgtgatgcacgtccttctgcacggctcattctctgctcgaaccaacttttattgtacttcagcaatttgtccctttttctaccacattttgtccagcgtgatcgaattttagcacacaaaatactgacagatttccttattgacttggatatatcctcggaacaatcctcaaagcctaaatgttcaattacaacattcgcaatatcatcgttccgcttatattccctgctgttcctcaacagctcgaaaaccgacctccgggttacagagtacatggcttctgaaaaaaattaattactctcatggtcgcgcctggtcgcagcaaaaagtcacagttttctattctttGAAGTATAGATAACTAATCTAAAAGACTTTCATtgtggaaatcaaaggcaatccattttgaaagtcagctcgaaTTTGTATAATTAACGCTTGGACACcatgtacctgaattttaagtgcatacttcggacaacaatatagtaattttcagaaaatgctacatactatataaaaatacataccttcatctaatataatcatattgcaagctaaagaaatatttagttctgatgtTTTTACTGAGCGCTCACATAAATAATAACTGAGCGTTCGCctcggaggagagccactttaggccttcggtgagaatagataatcagacagcgcgacttttcaatacttaattattgtacccaagagtcttataaacacgactcacagaaaatgctcaccaaagacaagggttgaaaatattatttttggccggctggatgctagaaattacccactgtgcgtggcccccgttatctcggtggtcacgttccggccccctactgagtaatccctttctaattgcccttttcctcaccTCTTGACATTTGCCAAcgcacggttacattcccaatcctgagacctctacagggaaatatccccgcgcatcacaatcctaagtactttctttcattcaagcagtacaaatatggagaattatgtatggctctattgagccttgctagtagattctttgtcgctacgttaattaaACATTTCgtcgtaagtttttaagttgttcgtaccgtacgtaaaacaacggctgatactcgctctagtttcaggaaatattttggggggcccGGCCCCCGTGGGCCCCCATTGGCTACGCCTGTGATGATAAGGGTCATACTCGTTTGAAGTTTTAACAACAAAATCGTTGTTATTATAAATGGAATTATTACTTTATTAGGAAAATTTATATTAAAACACAAGTTACTTAAAGAACCCATGGCATTGCAACCCTACTGGACCTTGGccaaccaagtgaccgctgctcagcccgacgaaTAAGCAGAATAAACAACTAATATTCTCAGAATTGTTAGATTTCACCCAACGGTCTACAGAATGATGATATAAAACAACTAAACCTCTAAAATAATAGTAAATTAACTATTATCTCCAAATTTAGTGCTAAAATGGTCACAATGAAGCCACTCTTCAGTACAACGCCCTAAATATATCCAAGAATAGGATTAGGTCCAAAGTACAAAATCAATAATCTTTTGTGTGGTGCTGTTTAACCCCacagctgcctggccgaggtggtaaaggcgtgctcggttcgcccggaaggacgtgggttcgaatccccgtcaggaagtcgtaaaatttaagaaacgagatttccacttccggaggtgcacgtgggcttgaggttcactcagcctacaccaataatgagtaccaggttaattcctggggccaaaggtggccgggcgtatagctaaccactctaccccatcaagtgccaaggttacggataggcgaagcctttaccttccacccctccaagagccttcatggcctgcttTGCTTTTTGTTTAACTCCACAGCACTGGCGTTCTACACTGTGACTTGAGTGCTGGCGCATTCTCACAGACCCatggatactttttaaaatattataattgtgTAAATCAAATACATTTTACAGGTGCACTTTAAATTATAAACATTATGGTAAAAATGTGTAATGATAGTATATAGTACACAACATAAATGTACTGACGTCTGGCATTTTCCAATTATTTTATAGTAAACAACATTCTAAAATACAAAGTAGCCTACTCAATGCAGAACATTTCTTTCAAAAGTAATCGCTCTGGTCTCAAAATTCTATCATTGAATTtgctattgtccgcctctgtggtgtagtggttagtgtgattagctgccacccccggaggcccgggttcgattcccggctctgccacgaaatttgaaaagtggtacgagggctggaacggggtccactcagcctcgggaggtcaactgagtagaggtgggttcgattcccacctcagccatcctggaaatggttttccgtggtttcccacttctcctccaggcaaatgtcgggatggtacctaacttaaggccacggccgctcccttccctcttccttgcttgttccttccaatattcccatccctccacaaggtccctgttcagcatagcaggtgaggccgcctggatgagatactggtcatcctccccagttgtatcccgcgacccaatgtctcacgctccaggacactgccttcgaGGTGATAGAGggggggatccctcgctaagtccgagggaaaaaccaaccctttaggttaagcagattaagaaagaaagaaagaaagaaagaaagaaagaaagaaagaaagaaagaagttgctATTCATAAACTATTTGGAAAATGGACACCTCTAGCATGAAAATTCGACATTACTTAGGTAGAAAAACCTTTGTACATAATTTGCAATATTACTTGGACTTACCATGCGGCACATTATCTTTCTAGTCTGACTCGTCAGGGTTTCATTCTAAATCACTTTCAAATCTTCTCCCAGAGTTTCATACACTCACTTTCTTGTCCAGTGGCTATAGATTACTAAATGAAATGCTGTTAATAAAAATTTTCTTACTAAAGCCTCCAAGAAGTGAGTAATAAAAATTTGAAACATTATTTTTAAGGCGCCATTGCGCGTAGATGTAATTTTATAGACATAGATGTGTATTGGCGCCAAGTCTGACTGACCCAGACGGCTATTATTTCCAGTTCTATTACTAATTATGCAAACCGAGAGTGCGAGCTCAAACTAGATAAGGAGGTATAGTCCTTGCAGTTTCCTCGTTAAGGACccgcacgcttttgaagcctagctggtcGGCTGCTTTTACATTCTTTGTCCACGGAGTGCCAGGATTCCCCGAAGTCGgaacacagcgttgtcaactcttaTCTTTTAACAATATAGCCAACGAGAGCGAGCAGTGAGACCGGGCAGAACTGCGTGCAGCtatgcaacactggagacctgacaagggAGCCGGCTCCAGGACCGCTACCCTCTTGAAGTACTTCACGTGGACTGTCACCGACAAAGCAAGCGTGCTGTTGGTCACAGCAGATGCGACTCCAGACAGCCATATATTATGTATTTACTGACACGGCGTGGTAcggcttaacgtttgagtcgccggtcaTTAACGAGAAAACTGAGAGAACTATACAAACAGAAACAGGTTTACAACACCGATAATTCCCCCACCAATAAAAAAAACATATGGGATGGATCTGTGAGACTAAGTGAACTGTGCTGCAGGGTTAAGGATAACACtatttttttattaatattacTAATTTTTTACTATTTTTACTGTTGAAATGTCCGGACCTGAATGGCTATTCTCCGTATAGTAAATAATCTTGAGTTCTGTTTACTAATTTCACCAAGCTGATGAAAATATCATAATTTCGAGATTTGAAAGATTGTGCTACAGCACTGGTAAATAATCATTTTACTTTGTTCATCAGCTTATTGCGGACATTTTCAGGCAACGCTGGTGATGTGTAACCCAGATCAAACGTTCTTCTGCATCAATACAACACATTACAGTCCTTGCCAACATGTGGTCCTTGAAGATCTTCCTCCGCCTAGAGGATTTGTGCACTGGTGTGGAGTAAAACGGTGTTGCAGGCCAGGAATCAACTCACCTTGTACAAATGATTGTGATGACAAACCAGTAATTCCTGTTCTGGTAGGGGAATCTACTGAAAGGTTCGAATCTGAGCTTCCGAAAAGAAGAATCATTGTGAAGGCTTTCCTAGTGGATAACGACGACCAAGAGAATGGCAACGGTTATCTCAGTGGCACTGGACTTATTCTTGGTGATGGTTATGCTGACGATATTGAAGACTGTATTTATAGTGATAACTATGATATCAATTCTGTCGATTTTTATGGCAGTAATGGACCGCGTTCTTCCTCCAAACCTTCGTACAGAACGAAATGCCCAGCACTCACTAAGCCAATAAGTGGACGGCGTGCATTTCTACCGTCCCTTGGTAGGAATATAAACCCAGTGCTATATACTAGTCCCAGAGGCACAACAACGAGCTTGAGAACGGAAACTAATCTCATGGAAGATGCCACTGAAATATCTAATACATTTGCAAAGGCTACAATCAGTCTCATAAATAATATCATAAAAAATTCAGAAAAATCTGAATGTAGTCAGAATACTTTTCCATTTCAAGAGTCAGCAATGATTGTTAACAGTCAAATAACTTTCAAGACCACAGTTCAAAATTCAGAAACGACAGGATATAATGAGTTGTCTTCTGAGGCATATAATGAAATTAAAACGACCCTTCCTATAAATGGGAGAAAAGAATATAACAACGCGAAAGTTCTAAAGAACATCACAATCTCTCTTCTCAATTCTACATTTAATCAAACTAATGTGGATTCAGACGAAAAGAACCCTATACATGTTACCAATCTCACAAATAAAACATCTCAAAAGTTGAAAATTCCCTCACCATTCAGTACCCAAATGTATTCTGCGGCTATGATTACGTCAGGAAGCAACGAATATACAACACACAGCAGTGAGGAACATGGAAGTAAAATAGATCGCTTGCCTTTGTTTCCAACGAATACCCCTCTTTGCCAGAAAGCTGGAGACTTCCGTTACAAAATCAGTTGTACGCGCTACATCCACTGTAGCTGGAACCATGGCAGGCTCCAATATGAGATAATGCGCTGTCCGTTTTATCAGGAGTTTGACAGCCGTAAGAAAAAGTGTGTTCCTACAGGACTTAGTGACTGTGTACCGAcctctctttctgaccaagacgtAATGGACATTTTGGGAGACGAGGAAAGACATCCTTAAGATGCTGTACTGTAGACACCGTTGTGATATAGAAGTCATTTCAATGTATTATTCCAGATGATTGGATCATCTGATTTAAAATAGTAGACTGCGCCAAGTCATTGAGAATATATATTTGTACTGTTCAGAATAAATGTATACATTCAGATGTCTTGTTAACTTCATTGATTTCAACTTTAATGTCTTATACGAAATTTTATGCGTTCTGCCTAGAGCTATTTTTGTTGCCGACTTAGGCTGCCATGGAAGCCAGTTAATATCCATTAATCAATTGGTTTCTCCCAGTCGGTGGagtggtagaacaacacccacggtagctcctgcctgtcgtaagaggtgactaaaaggggcctcagaagctctcaacttgggagcgtgggttggcgaccatttgccgcttagctgagtcctggtactgcttccatttacttgtgccaggcttctcactttcatctatcctatccgacatcccctggtcaaattttgttcttttccgatctcaACGATATTGCGTTTGGAGgcatagtctttcattttcacgcccttcgtggcccgtgtctttctttggccgatatcttcatttttcgaagtgtcggaccccttctaatattttccctctgatttgtgttaatagaggatggttgctcagttgtacttcctcttaaaacaataaacaccaccaccaccagcagtcGATCGGTTAACAATTTCGAAAACAAGATAATCTCAGTTCTGTGTTTCATTACACTATATGACACTTTCGTTTTGCTTACGACCGTATTTTCAATTAGGTCTGAAAACTTAATTTTGATACAGACTATTTTTCATAACTATGATTTGCCCTGATGAATCTTAATATAACAACCGTTTCCTTAAGAATTCTTATCTCATTACACATTCACTTGTGCTAAGTACAGTGTGTTTGCTTATGGGTGGGGCCGGGAGAAACCTCGCTAGCCACGGGCGGGCTTGAGAAGCGCCAGTTACGATCGAGAAGACGGCAGTAGTTAGCTAGCCAGCTGTGAAGCACGTGTGTAACGCAGTGGTTAGAAATGCAACAGGGAAATACCAGCTTGAACAGAGTTTTTATGTACGATACAAATGTAAAAGCAGAGTCATGTAAAGAGGTGCGCAGACAGTTTCCAGTGAAATACCCGTGTGCTCTAATTCCGGAAGAAAAACTGTTAGACGACTTATTAACAAACTAAGGACAAGAGGATCGCCAAATGCTTCAATTATCTTAGCGAAAACGAAGAGTATTGTCGGAGGGCAAAATTGATGAAATCAGTGCATCATTCACACGCTCTCCAAATCTCTAAAACGGGTTTGACAGGAAATTACTGTTTCAAAAACATCCGTTTCTACTGCCATTCGACTTCTGAAATTAAAGCCATATAGAGTGCATATCGTGCATGAATTACGGCTTGGAGACGATGAAAAACGAGTTCAGTTTTGTAATTGGATGTTACAAAGTATTGTGGACGGTAGTGTGGATCCtcatttaataatttatttctgATGAGGCGTGGTCCCATCTAGGAGGACATATTGCCTGACAGAACAATCGGTACTGGAGTATACATAATCCCCATTTAATTTATGAGTTTCCATTACATGACGATAAAACTGGTGTTTGGTGCATCGTTACAGCGAAGTGAATTATTAGGCCCATTTTTATTTTTCAGGATACAGTAAATACACAAAGATATCGCACTCTAATACTCGCACCATTTTTCCAAATGTTACCAGATGGGAAGAAATTTTAAGGGTATTTCGAACAATATTCAGCAACAGCCCATACAGCTCATGAATCCATGAACGAATTAACTGACGTGTTCTCAGGGTTTATGGCCGCCACGTTCCCCCGACCTCACAGGGTGTGATTTCTATTTGTGGGGAACACCTAACAAATAATGTTTATAGGAATAATCTGCATAACATAGACGAATTGAAGGAGAATATATCAACAGAAATTAGGAAAATTACCGAACAAGAACTTACCCATGTGAACCGTAATTTTATTAAACGATGTCAGAACTGTGTGGCAGTGGACGGACATCACTTCCAACATCGCCTATAACACGGTAAGTACTGCGTAGGCTAATTCATTAATGAATTACTTAATGTGTCTAtaatgttgttttacgtcccactaaatattgTGACGGTGttcggagacaacgaggtgccaaaattcagtcccgcaggagttcttttacgtgccagtaaatctacagacacgtgactgacgtatttgtgcactttcaaataccaccggactgagccaggatcgaacctgccaagttggggtcagaagactagcacatcaaccgcttgagccactcagcccggctttttatgGGTCTTGGTAGCACTGTAATATAGACAGTGGAAGCGCACAGTTAGTTGATTCCCGCCCGATAGCGTGGCTAGTGCCCGGTGAGCGATGCTTTGACCTTGACTGGCGCGTCTCAAGCCCTCAAGTGGCTAGTACCAGGCAAGCGAGGTTTCTCCCGGCCCCACCCGCAAGCGAACGCACAGTAAAACGAACAAGAAAACTAGGCAGCTAGCTTTTTTTTAACTAGTtgtacgttgcactgacacagacaggtcttatggcgacgatgggatagagtaTTTGCCTAAtgtagaaaatgggaaaccacggaaaaccttcttctaGGCTATCGAacgtatttcccgaatgcaagctgataggtgcATGATTAAAACCGcgtagctgggctgagtagctcaggtggtagagtgctggcctctgAGCTCAAATTTGGCAggatcgatcccagctcagtccggtggtatttgaaggtgatcaaatacctcagcctcatgTAGATTtaaaggcacgtaaaagaactcctgcgcgacaaaattccgacagtttggcatccccgaaaaccgtaaaaatagttggaTGTAAAATAAAGGTAACATTATTACAAACAGGTAGTCGACTCGCCCGGTAAGGTATATAGCTATTTTGGAATTGTATTCAATTCGTTGTTGAATATAAAATTCCacggcctgtttccaatcattcgactgggtcaggacaggaatggaatgaataaagccgtcatatagcagcgaggataggaattgagccggatGCCTGTCTCTCCTCCaccttgttcagcacaaatctcacatggaatggccgggatttgaaccacggaacccagcggtgagaaggcGGCGCGTTgctgcttgagccacggaggctcgcaatTTTAGTTGTGGGAGCATACAAttcatggcctgtaattttcatgaAAATCAAACCACATGTTCTTCGTATCTTTTTCAAAAAGTCTCTCATGCAATGAATTGGAAAGAAACTAGCCGCTAGGTAAAAA is drawn from Anabrus simplex isolate iqAnaSimp1 chromosome 1, ASM4041472v1, whole genome shotgun sequence and contains these coding sequences:
- the LOC136858588 gene encoding uncharacterized protein isoform X2; translation: MLLEDTDNMPVERGKRATLVMCNPDQTFFCINTTHYSPCQHVVLEDLPPPRGFVHWCGVKRCCRPGINSPCTNDCDDKPVIPVLVGESTERFESELPKRRIIVKAFLVDNDDQENGNGYLSGTGLILGDGYADDIEDCIYSDNYDINSVDFYGSNGPRSSSKPSYRTKCPALTKPISGRRAFLPSLGRNINPVLYTSPRGTTTSLRTETNLMEDATEISNTFAKATISLINNIIKNSEKSECSQNTFPFQESAMIVNSQITFKTTVQNSETTGYNELSSEAYNEIKTTLPINGRKEYNNAKVLKNITISLLNSTFNQTNVDSDEKNPIHVTNLTNKTSQKLKIPSPFSTQMYSAAMITSGSNEYTTHSSEEHGSKIDRLPLFPTNTPLCQKAGDFRYKISCTRYIHCSWNHGRLQYEIMRCPFYQEFDSRKKKCVPTGLSDCVPTSLSDQDVMDILGDEERHP
- the LOC136858588 gene encoding uncharacterized protein isoform X1, whose translation is MTNIAYTMDYWALLALSTLFCHLMASPARDLTPLMLLEDTDNMPVERGKRATLVMCNPDQTFFCINTTHYSPCQHVVLEDLPPPRGFVHWCGVKRCCRPGINSPCTNDCDDKPVIPVLVGESTERFESELPKRRIIVKAFLVDNDDQENGNGYLSGTGLILGDGYADDIEDCIYSDNYDINSVDFYGSNGPRSSSKPSYRTKCPALTKPISGRRAFLPSLGRNINPVLYTSPRGTTTSLRTETNLMEDATEISNTFAKATISLINNIIKNSEKSECSQNTFPFQESAMIVNSQITFKTTVQNSETTGYNELSSEAYNEIKTTLPINGRKEYNNAKVLKNITISLLNSTFNQTNVDSDEKNPIHVTNLTNKTSQKLKIPSPFSTQMYSAAMITSGSNEYTTHSSEEHGSKIDRLPLFPTNTPLCQKAGDFRYKISCTRYIHCSWNHGRLQYEIMRCPFYQEFDSRKKKCVPTGLSDCVPTSLSDQDVMDILGDEERHP